GAGTGTATGTACCTCGGCATCCCGGTAAAAACCCGTCATAATGAAGTAGCTCCTAACCAATTTGAGTTGGCCCCAATTTTTGAAGAAACCAATCTTGCAGTAGACCACAATTCCTTGTTAATGGATGTGATGCAAAAGGTAGGCGAACGCCACGATTTCAAGGTATTGTTCCATGAAAAACCTTTCAAGGGCGTGAACGGTTCAGGAAAACACAACAACTGGTCTTTGGCAACCGATACCGGCGTAAACTTGCTGAGCCCGGGTAAAACCCCGATGAGCAACCTGCAGTTCCTTTCGTTTTTCATCAATACGATCAAGGCCGTAAATAATTATGAATCGTTGTTGAGAGCAGCCATTGCCACGGCAAGTAATGACCATCGACTGGGTGCGAATGAAGCGCCACCGGCCATTATTTCCGTATTCATCGGGGAGCAATTGACGAAAGTATTGGCAGAACTGGAAGGCGTTTCCTCAGGCAAACTGTCACCGGAAGAAAAAACAGACCTGAAACTGAACGTGGTCGGGAAAATTCCCGATGTGTTATTGGATAATACTGACAGGAACAGGACATCGCCTTTTGCTTTTACAGGAAATAAATTTGAATTCCGTGCCGTAGGGTCTTCCGCAAACTGCGCCAATGCGATGACCACGCTGAATGCCATCGTTGCGAAACAATTAAAAGACTTTAAAATAGAAGTGGATGCGCTGATTGACAGCAAAGGCCTTAAGAAAGATGAAGCGATTTTTAACGTCTTACGGGAATATATCAAAACCTCAAAAGACATTCTTTTTGAAGGCGACGGTTACAGCGATGCCTGGGAGAAAGAAGCGAAAAAACGCGGCTTGAGCAATTTCAAGACGACGCCATTGGCTTTGAAGGCGAAAATTTCTAAAGAAGCTTTGGCGTTATTCGAAGAAATGCACATCATGAACCACGTCGAAGTGGAGGCGCGCTATGAAATCGAACTGGAGGAATACACCAAGAAAATCCAGATTGAAGGCCGTGTGCTCGGCGATATCGCAAAAAACCATGTAATCCCGACGGCAATCCGCTACCAAAATACGCTGATTGAAAATGTATGCGGACTCAAGGAAATCTTCGGCAATGATTTCCAGAAATATGGGAAAGAACAAATGACGCTGATCAAGGAAATTTCAGAGCATATCGAAGGCATTAACACACAGGTTGAGGAAATGACCGAAGCGCGCAAAACCGCCAATGCCTTAACCGATGCACAGAAAATGGCTGAACAGTACTGTGATAATGTAAAGCCTTATTTTGAAGTGATCCGCGAGCATTGCGACAAACTGGAATTGCTTGTTGATGATGAAAGCTGGACACTGACAAAATACAGGGAATTATTGTTTACGCGATAGCTCAACGTAATCCAATAAAAAAGCCCCGTATTTCGGGGCTTTTTGTTTAAAGATAAATCCCTTAAGGAACCTGTGTTACAGTATAAGATCCGGTACCATTAACATTTATTACAAAGTCAATCTTATAGTTTTTCGGTACTGAGGCAGATGCTCCGGGGAACGAGATTTCTGTGCCGTTCATTTCTGCAATCCCATCTGCAAGATAATCACCATAATTTGTAGTCCCTGAATTTGGATTGGGCATCCTGAAATAGAAATTATCACTGCTTAAAATACCCGTTACGGTAGCGCTTGCAGTATTGGTTGCGGCATTATATATCATATTATAATCTGTAAAAGTCGTATTGATGCGGACTTTAGGCGCGAATTGTGTTACATCCAAATACATCCCATTATCCAGATCATAAGCGCTGACACTGATCCAATACAATCCTGATGAAGGTGCTGTAAATGCACTTCCGTTCAGGACGAGCATTCCGCCAGCATTTCCGTACACTGCTGAATTCGGTGCCGTACCTGAAATTAATTTAATCTGGCTCCCTCCAGTCAGGTATTTAAATCCGGTAAAGTAGCTGTCATTATAATTCAGCAGCTGTGCAGTGGCAGTGTTAAAGCCATTGAAAGTGCCATAAACATATAAATCGGCAGGAAAATTATTTGAATTTGCCGTAGTAGGCAATGATAATACCCCAGCATCATTTACCGATAATTGATAAGCTGTCCCGTTTGGTGAAGTCAAAGTAATGCCTTCTCCCGGAGCCAATACCAGAGATTTTGCAGCCAAAGCATACGGAACCGAAAGCAGTTGCGTTGTCCCGACCAAAACGTAGTTTGAGCCACCGGCCACATCCATTTCTACTTTAAGGAACTTAGAATTGGTTTTCCAGTTGATTCCTGCAAAAGTCCCCGAAACCGGCGTCCCCTGCCCGATCACAAGATTGAAAAGGCCTTGTGCATTGGTCATTTTAGCCTGTGTTTCCGTATATAAAGCCGTTCCTGTAGCTGACACATCAAGGACAGAAAGCCTTATGCCAACATTGGCGCTTACCACAGGATTGCCGGAAGTATTCAATGCAATCGCCTGGTAAGAGATGCCTTGTGGAACCTGCGCAAATGTCACTAACGACAGGAATAGTGCTGATAATAGTATTAGTTTTTTCATATAGGATATATTGTTTTAAATCAGATTTTTAGTTTGTTTCAGATATGGAAATAGATGGTGAAGCATTTTCATCAAATTGCTGGAATGTCCAACTTCCGGTATTTCCGTTGAAGATATAAGCTTTGTTGTCATACGTATCCACAAAAGCAAAATTGCCGTTTGACTCGCTTAACAACGGTGAGGCATTTACATTAAAAGATTGTGATGACCAGGCCCCGTTTTTTCGATTAAAGACATAAGCCTTATTGTCATAAGTATCTACAAAACCGAAACTGCCCTTAGAATTAACAAGGGACGGCGCAGCATTCATATTAAATTCCTGGAATGACCAGGTGCCGTTTTGCGCGTTGTAAACATAGGCCTTATTATCATAAGTATCCACGAAACCAAAGTTACCATTGGATTCAGTTACTGAGGGAGAGGCATTTTCATTAAACGCCTGGAATGACCAGGTTCCCGTTTTGGCATAATAACAATATGCTTTATTGTCGTAGGTATCAATAAAGAAAAAATTACCTTTAGACGAAATCAGGGTAGGCGATGCATTGACATTAAATGGCTGCACAGACCATGCATTGGTATCCACATTGTAAACATAAGCATTGTTGCCATACGTATCTATGAAACCAAAATTTGCATTCTTATTGGCAACAATATCGTCATTGATCGAAGCATTTCCGGCAACACTTGCGGTATTGCCTGCATACATGGCGTAAGGTACCGACAGCAATTGCGTAGTTCCTACAGCGGCATAGTTTGTTCCGCCTGCAACATCCATTTCGACTTTCAGGAATTTGGAATTCATACCCCAGTTAATACCTGAGAAAGTTCCCGTAACCGGCGTTCCCTGCCCTATCACCAGCGTAAAGAGACCTTGTGCAGACGTAGCCTTGATTTGTGTCTCCGTATATAGCACCGTCCCTGAAGCCGAATCGTCCAGAATGGAAAGACGTACCCCAACATTGGCACTGGCAACAGGTTGTCCTACCGCATTCAATGCGATAGCCTGGTAAGAAATGCCCTGCGGAACCTGGGCAAAGGCCATGAACGACAAAAATAATGCGGACAACAGTAATAGTTTTCTCATATTAGTGCTTGATGATTTTAAATGCTTGTTTTTGATTTGAAAGCTGGATCATGTAAATGCCTTGTGCCAGATCCGTAAGGTCGATGCTGTTATCCGCACCGATTTTCCTTTCGAGGACCAATTGCCCCACATTGTTAAAAACAGCCACTGTGGCATTGGCAAGATTTTCATTGGTTTCGAAAGATATCTTTGCTACAGTAGGATTCGGCCAGACGGTAATCTTGTCCGACAGTTCATAGGAAGGGACTTCAAGCATTTGTTGGTTTACCTGAGCTAAAACACCGATAATTCCAGTTGCCGATTGGTTTTGGTTTTGCGGTACGACCACAATCTCTCCAACGCCCACAACCGCATTTGCCGAAATAACACTTCCTGAATTGACGCTTTGTATTACCGATTGCGCCGAACACAATCCGCTGATCAAAAGCGCCGCAATGAGTACAGTTTGTTTCATAAGTTTGATTTTAGGCTTCAAATATATGAATTCATTGTACATTACGTTCTAAATCTTTTACAAGAGCGTAAAAAACAGTAAATTCGTTTTTATAATCTGCCTATGAAAGCCCTCTTTCTACACCTGCTCATGCTTTTGGGGACAGGCACCTGCTTTCCACAGGAGTCTTTTTCCGTGTATTTTGACAGCAATCAATCTGCACTTGCAAAAAAAGAAATCATCAGCCTGAATGATTGGATATCAAACAATAAGGATTCAAAAATAGTTGCTGTAAACGGTTACACCGATGAAGACGGTTCTACAGGCTTCAATGACACGCTCGCAAAAAAACGTGTCGATTATATTGCAGGCATTTTAAAGGACAGGATCAACATCCGCGAAGATTTCAAGACGCGCAGTTTCGGCGAGAAATTCCAGTCTTCCAAAATCAAGGCTGAAAACCGTAAAGTCACTATTTATTATCTTTTGCCAAAAGATTTGCCGCGTGAAAATGAAATTCTGGGCATCAAACCGGAACCTGTAGCAGAAAAGCCAAAAGTGCGGAAACCCATCATATTCCCAACCACGATGACACTCGACAATCCAAATGGGACGAAAACCACCATAAAACTCGATACCATTTTCATGCAAAAAGTGGCTGTTGCCAAAGCGGGCGACAAACTGCAGGTTGAAAACCTTAATTTCCGAATCAACACCTTTATCGTAATCCCGGAATCGGTGCCAAAAATGTACGAACTGCTTTTGGTCATGCAAAGCAATAGGGATTTAAAAATCCAAATCCAGGGGCATTTGTGCTGCATGCCCGCCGACAAACAGGATTTGTCTACCCAGCGTGCCAAAGCGATCTACAATTTCCTTACTGCTTACGGCATCCCGAAAGAAAGGCTGTCTTATAAAGGGCTTGGCGTGACACAGCCCTTGTTCCCAATTCCCGAAAAAAATGAGGCCGAACGTGCCGCCAACCGCCGTGTAGAAATCGAAATCATTTCAAACTGATGAAAAACAAGATATATTTTTTATTGCTGTGCTGCTGCTTTATTTCGTATAAAATCCAGGCGCAAGACCGCCTCGAGGTGTTCTTTGATTTTAATAAATACGACATCAATCCGGCGGCGAAAGAAAAGCTCGACCGCTGGCTTTCCGAGAATAAGAATATCGAGGTGACTAAAATTTACGGCTATTGCGACTGGAAAGGCACGAATGGTTATAATGATACGCTTTCGCTGAAACGTGTCAGCCAAATCTACAACTACATGATCAGCAACCAGGTAACGGTGGCTCCGGGCTATGAAACCAAAGGCTTCGGTGAAGATTTTACGCAATCCAAAGTCCAGTCTGAAAACCGCAAAGTGCTCGTTATCTACGAACCTAAAAAACCGAAACCCGAGCTTGTAGTCCCTAAAACCAAATACCAGACGCTCACCGAACAGGTCAAGACCGCAAAAGCCGGTGACCTGATCAAATTGGAAAACATCAATTTCTTCAATAATTCTGATGCCGTTGTGCCTAAGTCAAAGCCAGTCCTGGCCGAACTGCTTTGCATCATGGAAGACAACCCGAAACTGAAAATCGAGATACAGGGCCACATCTGCTGCCAGACACAGGGCGACGTAAACGATATTTCGACCAAGCGCGCCAAGGCCGTGCATACTTACCTGATACGCAATAAAATCAAAAGCGACCGGCTTTCCTTCAAAGGTTACGGTGTCACCCGCCCAATGCATCCGATCCCGGAAAAAAACAGCCAGGAAGAAGATGACAATCGCCGTGTGGAAATTTTGATTGTTTCGAATTAAGGTTAACCGCAAAGCACGCCAGGCTTTTCGCAAGGAACACAAGGATTTTTCAGCGCACTTTGCAGTAAAAAAATCATAAAAAAACCGCCTCATGGGCGGTTCTTTATTTTGAAATGGAATTACTTTTCCATAATCGATTTCTTCTTCTCCAAAAGGTTCACTTCTTTCTTCGCGATCACCTCCCCTTTGATTTTCAGTGCAATCTTGCCACCTTCCACATTCACCGCATTCGACTCCACAGTAATGGTTTTGCGGATCGCACCCGGATTCATGTTGTATTTCACATCAATCTTACCCGTTTTTCCCGGCATGATGTCTTCAGTTGGTTTTGAAGGCACGGTACAACCGCAGGTCGATTGCACATTGATGATCTTCAGCGGGGCATCGCCAGTATTCTTAAATTCAAAACTCCTGATTCCGCTGTCAGTATCTTTTGAAACTGTCCCGTAATCAATCGTATTGTCCTTCGCCATGAATTCGATTTTCGGGCCTGATTGGGAAAATCCCACTACCGAAATCATCGCAAAAAACGCTAAAAATAATAGTCTTTTCATTTTGTACATTTTTATTTGGGTTCGTAAATTTAAATTCTTTTAACTAATGTGCAAATAATTAATTCTTAATTTTTTATCCCACACGATTTATTTATTTTTGCACACTATTGCAAAAACCGTACCGAAGATTTTTTTCTTTCGGAGCTATTTCCTGCTGTCCGCTATATCTTTTCCCTGCTAAAGAAGCAGGAAAAAGGATGCCGCTTCCATCAGGGCTAAAACGCTGATTTCCAAATCATATTTTGCAGTCACATCAATAATCAGAAATAAAATGCCGGAACGGCAAACCAATACTATGACAATCCCAGCACAATTCGACACCAAAGCCATTGAAGACAAATGGTACGCCTACTGGATGGAACACAATTACTTTCATTCGGAACCCGACCACCGTAAGCCTTACACCATTACGATTCCGCCGCCAAACGTCACCGGCGTACTGCACATGGGCCACATGCTCAACAATACCATTCAGGATGTATTGATCCGCCGTGCGCGCCTTAAAGGCTTCAACGCGTGTTGGGTTCCAGGTACGGACCATGCGTCGATTGCCACTGAGGCCAAAGTCGTAGCCAAGCTAAAATCCGAAGGCATCAATAAAAATGACCTGTCCCGCGAGGAATTCCTGGCCCATGCCTGGGAATGGACTGACAAATACGGTGGCGTCATTTTGGACCAGTTGAAAAAACTTGGCGCTTCCTGCGATTGGGAACGAACGAAATTCACGATGGATCCTGACATGTCCGCATCAGTAATCCGCTCTTTCGTCGATCTGTACAACAAAGGCATGATTTACCGCGGCTATCGTATGGTGAACTGGGATCCGGAAGCCAAGACCACACTTTCCGACGAAGAAGTCATTTACGAAGAACAACAGGGAAAACTCTATTTCCTCAAATATAAGATTGAAGGCACGAACGATTTCCTGACGGTAGCCACGACAAGACCTGAAACCATTTTCGGCGATACGGCGATCTGCATCAATCCGAATGATGCACGTTTTTCACATTTAAAAGGTAAAAAAGCGATCGTTCCCATCTGCGGACGCGTGGTTCCTATCATTGAAGACGACTATGTAGATATGGAATTCGGTACGGGCTGTTTAAAAGTAACGCCTGCACATGACGTGAATGATAAGGCTTTAGGTGAAAAACACCATTTGGAAATCATCGATATTTTTAATGAAGATGCGTCACTGAATGCCCACGGCTTGCATTACGAAGGCAAAGACCGATTTACGGTGCGCGCGGAAATCGCAAAAGAACTCGAAGCCAATGGTGATTTGGCCAGGACCGAAAACCACCTCAATAAGGTAGGCACTTCTGAAAGGACAAAAGCAGTCATCGAACCGCGCCTGTCCGACCAATGGTTCCTGAAAATGGAGGAATTGGTAAAACCTGCCATCAAAGCTGTTCTTGAAGACAACGAAATTAAATTATACCCGAAGAAATTCGAGAATACTTACAGGCATTGGCTTGAAAATATCCGCGACTGGAATATCTCACGCCAATTGTGGTGGGGACAGCAGATCCCGGCATATTATTACGGCCTGGGTAAAGAAGATTTTGTCGTGGCTGAAACGCCCGCTGATGCTTTGGAATTGGCAAAATCCAAAACGCAGAACCCAAGCCTGCAATTGTCGGACTTAACGCAGGATGCCGATGCTTTGGACACCTGGTTTTCTTCCTGGCTGTGGCCCATGGCGGTTTTCGGAGGGATAATGGATCCTGAAAACAAGGATTTCAAATATTATTACCCAACCAATGATTTGGTAACAGGTCCGGACATCCTTTTCTTTTGGGTGGCACGCATGATTATTGCTGGTTATGAGTATACCGGCAAAAAGCCTTTTACGAACGTATACCTGACCGGATTGGTACGCGACAGCCAACGCCGTAAAATGTCTAAATCGTTAGGAAACTCCCCTGATCCGCTGGACCTGATCGATAAATTCGGGGCAGACGGTGTTCGTGTGGGATTATTGCTGAGCGCTTCGGCAGGAAACGACATTTTGTTTGACGAAGAACTGTGCAACCAGGGGAAAGCATTTACGCATAAAATATGGAACGCCTTCAGATTGATCAAAGGATGGGAAGTTTCAGATGCCATTCCGCAACCGGAATCGTCGAAGGTAGCAGTGGAATGGTTTGAAGCCAAACTGCAGCAGACATTAGCCGAAATCGAAGACCATTTTGAAAAATACCGTATTTCAGATGCCTTAATGGCCATTTACAAACTGGTCTGGGATGATTTCTGTTCGTGGTTCCTGGAAATGATCAAGCCTGCGTACCAGCAGCCAATTGACAGCGTTACTTTTGCGAAAGCGCTGGAAATGCTCGAAAACAATATGAAATTACTGCATCCGTTCATGCCGTTTTTGACTGAGGAAATCTGGCAGCTTATTGCCGATCGCAAGCCTGAAGACGCGTTGATCATATCACAATGGCCTGAAAAAAAATCCTTTGATAATAAACTGATTGCGGATTTTGAACATACCATGGAAGTCATTTCGGCTGTAAGGACAGTGCGAAAAGAGAAAAACATCCCGTTCAGGGACGTGATTTCGCTAAAGGCGATTAACAGCGAAAATGTTTCGACGTACTTTGATTCGGTAGTCTCAAAACTTGGCAACATTGATGCTTTTGAATATGTCTCTGAAAAGGCAGACGGCGCTTTATCCTTCCGTGTAAAATCGAACGAATATTTTGTACCGATTACCGGAAACATTGATATGGAAGCCGAAATTAAAAAGCTTACCGAAGAATTGGAATACAACAAAGGCTTCTTAAAATCAGTCCAGGGGAAATTGTCAAACGAAAAATTCGTGAGCGGTGCCCCGGAAAAAGTCATTGAAATCGAGCGCAAGAAAGAAGCCGATGCTTTGGCAAAGATTGCTATGATTGAGCAGAGCCTTTTGAGTTTGAAATAAAAAAATCCCGGTAATTCCGGGATTTTTTATTGTTTTATAATTTTACCAGTGGCATCGCCTTTTGCTGTATGCACTTTAACGAAGTATACTCCGGAAGCATAACCTGCCATATTGATGCGCTGTATGTCACTGGATTTCTGCAGGGCTGCCACCTGCATGCCCAGGGCATTCAAGATTGAAATTTCGGCAACACCACCTGAATCCGACATGCTGAAATCAATATTGACGACATCATTAACGGGATTCGGATACATGGCAGGAGCCTGGATTTTTGCTGGTTCTTCGGTACCGAGTGATTCAGAAATGTTGTAAAGGATGACCAATCCGTGGTTATAGTCTGCAATCGCCACATCCTTTAAACCATCACCATTAATATCACCCAGAGCCATGCCCTGCCTGTTGTAATGGGAAGCATAAGAGATTGGGAAAGCATAATAACCGCTGTACATCCCGGAAGTATTCTGCGTGTAGCAGCTTAAACTATTCCAGCCGCCGTGCGCAGTAACGATCTCATTTTTGCCGTCGTTGTTCATATCCCCTATTTCTATAGGTTCCGGGATATCATATGCCGAAATCGATACCGGAGTATTCATCAGTTGTGTAGCGGGGTTTTGTTTCAGGATCGTTATTTTGGCCGAGGGCGAATTGCCTCCCCTGGAAGCGGCGATGTCAATTTTTCCATCATTGCTTAAATCGCCTAAAGCAATCCCGTTAATCGATAGGCCTGTTCCTGAAAGGTAAGCAACCGGGGAATTAAGCGTCCCGGAAGCATTTTGTGTCAACACATTCAAGGCATCAGAGGATTTCACTACGACATCATCCCTGCCATCATCATCGACATCTGCAATATCAATTTCAATATCATAATTCATCATGATGCTGTATGAAGTGGTAGCAAACGTCGCTCCGCCGGATTGTATCATGACAGAAAATGAATTGAGGTACCCTACGGCAATATCTTTGAGTCCATCATTGTTTAGATCGCCTATCTTCAGGGTTTTGGCATAATTATTAAGTGCCACTTCATTTACTGCATCTAAAGTCCCATTGGTATTTTGATAGTAAATCCCGATCTTATTGCCAAAAGCTATGACGACATCATTAAGCCCGTCATTGTTCATATCGTCAATATCTATTGCCTCTATATCCATACTTGTCGTGGCATACGGGTATTTTACAGGTGTTTCGAGCTCGCCTGAACCGTTTTGCAAATACACAAGGATGCTGAAATCATTGTCTCCATCGGCATAGCTGCCCATCCCAAGGACCACATCCTTAAGCCCATCGTGGTTCATATCCTCAATAGCAACAGTTTCGGGCCAGGAGCCGGTCGGTATAGCTACGTAAGGAGAAAAACTGATCTGTGCTTCACAAACAGAAAATCCAAACAAACAAATCAATAAAAGCCTTTTCATAAAATCAGTTCTTTTTCTTAATCGCTTCTTCATACCGCTCGCCCACTTTCTGCCAGTTAATCACATTAAAAAATGCATTGATGTAATTCTTTCTTTTGTACTGATACTGAATATAATAGGCATGCTCCCAAATATCCAAAGCCAATATTGGTTTTCCCGAAACCAAAACGCCTGGCATTAACGGGTTATCCTGATTTTGCGTTGATGTCACCTCCAGTTTTCCTGATGGATTTACGATCAGCCAAGCCCATCCCGAACCAAATTGATCCGATGCGGCTTTTTCAAATTGTGATCTGAAAACCTCAAACGATCCAAAATCCGCAGCAATAGCAAGCGCTAAAGTATCTTTGGGCTGGCCGCCACCCTTGCCTGACATGCCATCCCAAAAAAAGCTGTGATTGTAAAAACCACCGGCATTGTTGCGCAAAGGCATATTTTCAGTTCCTGCTTTTTTAAGGATATCTTCAATGGACGCTTTCTCCAGATCTGTTCCGGCGAGCGCTTTATTGAGATTATTGGTATAGGTAAGGTAATGTTTTGAATAATGCAGCTCCATGGTGCGCGCATCGATATCGGGAGCCAAAGCGTTGTAGGCATAAGGCAGTTTTACCATTTCAAATGCGCCTTCATCCGCTTTCACGTCTGATGGATCGCCCATGACGGTTTTGGCTGGCGCTTCATTTTCAGGCAAAGGCACCTCGACTTCGGTAAGCTTTTTTTGGTTACACGAAAAAAGTGTCATGACGACAACCGGAAAAAAAAACAAACGTAATATTTTCATGGTCATTTGTTCAGGGAATGGATCAATTCAATATAAGCTTCTTTGGCTTCATCGGCCGACAGATGGCTGATTTGCATCCAGGCATTGGTTTTAAATGCATTGCGGAGGTCAAAATTCGACGCATGCTGGCTATTGTCTATTGTCCCGAAAGTGGCTTGTTTGTAAAAAGCATACAACCGCAACTGGATATCCTGAGGAAGCGACGACTGTGTCATCTCACCGGCAATTTCTACCGCATCGTTAAAGCGCTTATTTAATCCTTCGGGTTCCATTTATGCTTTGGTTGCAATGATTGTCCTGTTTCCGACAGCTTTTTGCTGGAGTTTTACATCCACTTTTGTGCCCAAAGGGAGAAAAATATCAACGCGGGAACCGAATTTGATAAATCCGGCATCTTCGCCCTGCACCACGTCCATGCCTTCTTTGGCATAATTCACGATGCGTTTTGCCAAAGCGCCGGCAATCTGCCTGTACAGGATTTCACCGAAAACCTTGTTCTCGATGACAATGGTCGTCCTTTCATTTTCCTCACTTGCTTTTGGATGCCATGCTACGAGGAACTTTCCGGGATGGTACTTGCTGAATTTTACTTTACCGCTTACGGGAAAACGCGTCACGTGTACATTTATCGGCGACATAAAAATGGACACCTGCACACGATTGTCCTTAAAGTATTCGCTTTCATACACCTCTTCGATGACAACCACTTTTCCGTCAACGGGTGCAATGATATGGTTGTTATTTACCACCAGCGTCCGGTTTGGGTTCCTGAAAAACTGCAGTATGATGATCAGGAAGAGCAATACCGCAATCTGAACGGTTTTCTGAAGCCACAAATCCACAATAAACTTATCGGCCAAAAGCACGATACCCACGCTTATTGCACACGAAACCAGGATAATTGTCGCGCCTTCTTTATGAAATTTTAAAAGTGCCATGCTATAATAAATTTAATATTTGGTAAAACAAAAATACAAATGGGGCGGCGAAAATAATGCTGTCCAGCCTGTCCAGTATACCGCCGTGACCGGGCATGATCTTCCCGCTGTCCTTCACACCTGCAATCCTTTTAAACTTGGATTCGATTAAATCGCCTATCGTGCCGAAAATACTCATAATCAAAGCAAAACCAATCCATATGTTCTGCGCCAGCCTTCCCCCTTCGATATAATATTTCGAAATTAAGAAACCGGCTAAAACTGCAAAAGCAACGCCTCCCAGAAAACCTTCAATCGTCTTTTTCGGAGAGATCCTTTCGTATAATTTATGCTTCCCTATAGATTTCCCGACAAGATATGCAAAGGTATCATTTGTCCAGATTAAAATAAAGATACCAATAAGAATTTTTGGATTATAACCCTTGACACCAAAAGGAATTTTAGTAATGATAATAAACGGCAGGATCACATAACCAATCAGGTAAGCGTATTTTGAAAAAGTATTAACAGAATCCTTGTTGCGGCTGAACAAAAAAACAATCCCTTTAATCGAAACCAGCATGGTCAGGGCCAAAAGGGCCAAATCGAAATTGCGGTCAAAACGGATTTTATTAAAAAGCAGGTAACTGATGGTTCCGTAGGTGGTAAGCGCTAATAACACGGGAAAAATGACATGGAGTTTCACCAGGTTGCAAAACTCAAACACAGCAATCACCAGGAAAATACCGAAAAGAAGAAAGAATGTTTCGGTGGAGTAATAAATCGAAGCAATCAGCAATATCACATAAACAGCGCCGGAAATCCCCCTCTTGAGCGTTTCGTTCATCTTAAAGATCCTCTAAAAGCAACAGATAAAGATTTTTGGCTACGCTTCCATAGTGCAGGAAGTCTTCTTCTTTGGCTTTTTCAAAATACTTGATCGTAGTAATATTTGAAGGATAGTCTTTCTCGTAACGCTTTTTGATTTCACGCAGGCCATCACTTTTATTTTCAATAATCTGGCTTGTTGTACCTACGATGACAATATTTACAGGAAGTTCCTGTGGTTTGAGCTGCTTGATCTGGTTTGATGAAA
This genomic stretch from Flavobacterium pallidum harbors:
- a CDS encoding phosphatidate cytidylyltransferase — its product is MNETLKRGISGAVYVILLIASIYYSTETFFLLFGIFLVIAVFEFCNLVKLHVIFPVLLALTTYGTISYLLFNKIRFDRNFDLALLALTMLVSIKGIVFLFSRNKDSVNTFSKYAYLIGYVILPFIIITKIPFGVKGYNPKILIGIFILIWTNDTFAYLVGKSIGKHKLYERISPKKTIEGFLGGVAFAVLAGFLISKYYIEGGRLAQNIWIGFALIMSIFGTIGDLIESKFKRIAGVKDSGKIMPGHGGILDRLDSIIFAAPFVFLFYQILNLL